From Flavobacterium alkalisoli, the proteins below share one genomic window:
- a CDS encoding formylglycine-generating enzyme family protein, producing MKLNYLILAIAFVFCSCQDKKNTDTLADNTDAVPANKPKGMVWIKGGEFMLGNSSTDAANTEGPAVLTKMDGFWIDETEVTNDQFEAFVKATGYKTVAEREIDWEEMKKQLPPGTPKPHDSILVPGSLVFLPPSGPVPLNDYSLWWAWMPGANWRHPQGPDSDIKGKGNYPVVQVAYEDAQAYAKWAGKRLPTEAEWEYAAQGGKDNQNFAWGNELTPAGVYQANFFQGDFPYHNTDADGFDRLAPVKSFQPNGYGLYDMIGNVWELTDDRYRPDTYKMYKTSGMRECHSPKGPEVSYDPNDPYSPKRVIKGGSFLCSEQYCSSYRPDARMANSEDSGQEHVGFRCVKDKN from the coding sequence ATGAAACTAAACTACCTTATACTGGCAATTGCATTTGTTTTTTGCTCCTGCCAGGACAAAAAAAATACTGATACCCTTGCAGATAATACTGATGCCGTTCCTGCCAATAAACCTAAAGGGATGGTTTGGATTAAAGGCGGGGAATTTATGCTGGGGAACAGCAGTACAGATGCCGCTAATACCGAGGGGCCTGCCGTGTTAACCAAAATGGATGGTTTTTGGATAGACGAGACTGAAGTTACAAATGACCAGTTTGAAGCCTTTGTAAAAGCAACAGGCTATAAAACAGTTGCGGAAAGGGAAATTGACTGGGAAGAGATGAAAAAACAATTACCTCCCGGCACACCTAAACCACACGATTCTATACTAGTTCCCGGTTCGTTGGTATTTTTACCACCTTCAGGGCCAGTGCCATTAAATGATTATTCACTATGGTGGGCCTGGATGCCAGGTGCTAACTGGAGACATCCGCAGGGGCCTGATAGCGATATTAAAGGAAAAGGTAATTACCCGGTAGTGCAGGTGGCTTATGAAGATGCTCAGGCCTATGCAAAATGGGCAGGTAAAAGATTACCTACAGAGGCAGAATGGGAATATGCAGCACAGGGAGGAAAGGACAATCAAAACTTTGCATGGGGTAACGAACTGACCCCAGCGGGTGTTTATCAGGCAAACTTCTTTCAGGGAGATTTTCCTTATCATAATACCGATGCCGATGGTTTTGACAGGCTGGCTCCTGTAAAGAGTTTTCAGCCAAACGGATACGGCTTGTATGATATGATAGGTAACGTTTGGGAACTTACAGACGACCGTTACAGGCCGGATACTTATAAGATGTATAAAACATCGGGGATGAGGGAGTGCCACAGCCCTAAAGGCCCGGAGGTAAGTTATGATCCTAATGACCCTTACAGCCCTAAGAGAGTGATAAAAGGAGGTTCTTTTTTATGCAGTGAACAGTATTGCTCAAGCTACAGGCCCGATGCCAGAATGGCAAACTCTGAAGATAGTGGGCAGGAACATGTGGGATTCCGTTGTGTAAAGGATAAGAATTAA
- a CDS encoding YeeE/YedE family protein, which produces MNWILQPWPWYVAGPLITLTMALLLFLGKNFGMSSNLRTICTMCGAGSTCDFFCFDWRSQKWNLLIMIGAILGGFIAFNFLSVNPVPDINPDTIADLKVMEFESAGKAYVPTELFGSEAFSSIKTIIILLTGGFLVGFGARYAGGCTSGHAISGLSNLQLPSLIAVVGFFVGGLIMVHLLFPLIF; this is translated from the coding sequence ATGAACTGGATTTTACAACCGTGGCCATGGTATGTGGCCGGACCTTTAATTACGCTTACAATGGCGTTGCTTTTATTTCTAGGAAAGAACTTTGGTATGTCGTCTAACCTCCGTACTATTTGTACAATGTGCGGTGCAGGTAGTACCTGCGACTTTTTTTGTTTTGACTGGCGTTCTCAAAAATGGAATCTTCTAATCATGATTGGGGCTATACTGGGTGGTTTTATAGCTTTCAACTTTTTATCTGTAAATCCGGTACCTGATATTAATCCTGATACAATAGCCGATTTAAAAGTAATGGAGTTTGAAAGCGCCGGAAAAGCATACGTACCTACAGAACTTTTTGGGAGTGAAGCTTTCTCTTCGATAAAAACAATCATCATCCTATTGACAGGAGGTTTTCTGGTAGGGTTTGGTGCCCGCTATGCCGGGGGATGTACCTCAGGACACGCCATATCGGGGTTAAGCAATCTTCAGTTACCGTCACTTATCGCTGTAGTAGGATTTTTTGTGGGAGGACTTATTATGGTACATCTTCTGTTTCCTTTAATTTTTTAA
- a CDS encoding DUF6691 family protein, with product MRNIIFLIVGTFFGIVMFKSEAASWFRIYEMFQFRSFHMYGIIGSALVLGVLLVQLIKRKRLKDMSGNPILIIPKDKSFSRYMFGGILFGLGWALAGACPGPMFVLAGAGFYPILIVIAGAVGGTWVYGLIKDKLPH from the coding sequence ATGAGAAATATAATTTTTTTAATAGTTGGTACATTCTTCGGGATAGTAATGTTTAAATCGGAAGCAGCTTCGTGGTTTCGAATTTATGAAATGTTTCAGTTCAGGTCATTTCATATGTATGGAATAATAGGCTCTGCACTGGTACTGGGAGTGCTTTTGGTTCAGCTTATAAAAAGGAAGAGACTGAAAGACATGTCGGGTAACCCCATACTGATAATTCCTAAAGACAAAAGCTTTTCGAGGTATATGTTTGGAGGTATCCTTTTTGGTTTAGGCTGGGCTTTGGCAGGTGCATGTCCGGGACCTATGTTTGTACTGGCAGGTGCAGGATTTTATCCTATACTTATTGTAATTGCAGGAGCAGTAGGCGGTACCTGGGTTTACGGACTTATAAAAGACAAGCTGCCGCATTAA
- a CDS encoding Crp/Fnr family transcriptional regulator yields the protein MEELIKQAYGNIFEEALIKEIAEVSTLVEFEEGDRLIDIGEYIRRMPLLLTGAIKILREDRDEGDLLLYFLEKGDTCAMTLACCMGDTKSEIRAIAENKGSLAMIPVNKMEEWLGKYKSWRNFVFTSYNKRLSEMLSAVDNLAFMKMDERLLNYLNEKSKVNNSNIINNTHQEIAYELNTSRVVVSRLLKAFENEGKIKLNRNNIVLLK from the coding sequence ATGGAAGAACTGATAAAACAGGCTTACGGCAATATTTTTGAAGAAGCCCTTATAAAGGAAATAGCAGAAGTGTCTACCCTTGTTGAATTTGAGGAAGGAGACAGGCTTATTGATATTGGAGAATACATAAGAAGAATGCCTTTACTGCTAACAGGAGCTATAAAAATATTAAGGGAAGACAGGGATGAGGGCGACTTACTGCTTTATTTTCTTGAAAAGGGAGATACCTGTGCCATGACACTTGCCTGCTGTATGGGTGATACCAAAAGTGAGATAAGGGCCATAGCCGAAAACAAAGGCAGCCTTGCCATGATACCGGTAAACAAAATGGAAGAGTGGCTGGGTAAATATAAGAGTTGGCGCAATTTTGTTTTTACCAGTTATAATAAACGTTTAAGCGAAATGCTTAGTGCAGTAGATAACCTTGCCTTTATGAAAATGGATGAGCGCCTGCTTAACTATCTCAATGAGAAATCTAAGGTCAATAATTCAAATATTATTAATAACACCCATCAGGAAATAGCTTATGAGCTTAATACATCGAGGGTAGTGGTTTCAAGATTATTAAAAGCCTTTGAAAATGAGGGTAAAATAAAACTGAACCGAAATAATATTGTTCTTTTAAAATAA
- a CDS encoding sulfite exporter TauE/SafE family protein: MDVTMVSGYFLALLVGVSLGLIGSGGSILTVPILVYILTVNPVLATAYSLFVVGSTALVGGVRNAFNKNVDFSIVWIFGIPSLMAAYLVRAFVIPAIPDVVFSAGTVLITKSLLLMVLFAVVMLTASVRMIKSGNSGTIAANIDVSYSKLVVLGVLIGVLAGAVGAGGGFLIIPALVFLAHMPMKKAVGTSLFIIAIQSLAGFMGDVGQSNIDWSFLLVFTLMSVIGIFIGIALSNKIPGEKLKTGFGWFVLIMGIYILIKEIFM; encoded by the coding sequence ATGGATGTAACAATGGTTTCAGGCTATTTTCTTGCCCTTTTGGTAGGTGTTTCTCTTGGCCTTATAGGCAGTGGAGGATCTATACTTACCGTACCCATTTTAGTATATATATTAACGGTTAACCCTGTGCTGGCAACTGCTTATTCTCTTTTTGTGGTAGGCAGCACGGCTTTGGTAGGAGGAGTAAGAAATGCCTTTAACAAGAATGTAGATTTTAGTATAGTATGGATATTTGGTATACCATCCTTAATGGCTGCTTACCTCGTTAGGGCATTTGTAATACCTGCAATACCTGATGTGGTATTTTCTGCAGGAACAGTTCTAATCACAAAATCTTTACTGTTAATGGTACTGTTTGCTGTGGTAATGCTAACGGCATCAGTACGAATGATAAAATCCGGAAACTCCGGTACTATCGCAGCAAATATTGATGTTTCCTATTCCAAGTTGGTCGTTTTGGGGGTACTTATAGGGGTTTTAGCAGGAGCTGTAGGTGCCGGGGGCGGATTCTTAATAATACCTGCATTGGTTTTTTTGGCACATATGCCTATGAAAAAGGCCGTAGGAACTTCACTTTTTATTATTGCCATCCAGTCATTGGCCGGTTTTATGGGAGATGTGGGGCAAAGTAATATAGACTGGTCCTTTTTACTGGTCTTTACTTTAATGTCGGTAATCGGAATCTTTATTGGTATAGCGTTGTCAAATAAAATTCCGGGCGAAAAACTTAAAACAGGCTTTGGGTGGTTTGTATTAATAATGGGGATCTATATTTTGATAAAAGAAATTTTTATGTAA
- a CDS encoding MBL fold metallo-hydrolase, with translation MYFQHVYDKTLAQASYFIGCQAKGEAIVIDAKRDIDTYLDIAKQNNMTITHIAETHIHADFLTGSRELAKVTGAKMYLSDEGGPDWQYEFDHVGLKNGDIIKVGNLSLEVVHTPGHTPESISFLLTDHPATDEPVMLFTGDFVFVGDIGRPDLLEKAAGLKGTQDAGAKQMYKSIEKFASLPAHIQVWPGHGAGSACGKALGAVPSSTVGYEKIRNWAFQYENNEQGFTDYLLADQPEPPKYFAMMKKLNKVDRPLLVEVPKHARLSKAEFLDAYEKGMTIIDTRNKTDFANGFIPDTINIQGNNSFATWCGWILNYEEQFILIADESQMDELTRKLMRIGLDNIYGYIDNVAEMGFELQKSDVISIDEFKNQIGKTNVQIVDVRGEAEYNAAHVEGAINLFTGTLKDNLGRIDTKKEVVIHCQSGDRAAIAASLLRKNGIRVKNYSAGMAEWKKYNNLTVSN, from the coding sequence ATGTATTTTCAACATGTATATGATAAAACCCTGGCTCAGGCTAGTTACTTTATAGGCTGTCAGGCTAAAGGGGAAGCAATTGTAATAGATGCTAAAAGGGATATAGATACTTATCTGGATATAGCAAAGCAAAACAATATGACAATTACTCATATTGCCGAAACCCATATTCACGCCGATTTCCTTACTGGGTCGAGAGAACTGGCTAAAGTGACAGGGGCTAAAATGTACCTGTCTGACGAAGGTGGCCCCGACTGGCAATATGAATTTGATCATGTGGGCCTTAAAAACGGTGATATTATTAAAGTAGGTAATCTTTCTCTGGAAGTAGTACATACACCGGGGCATACACCCGAAAGTATAAGCTTCCTGCTTACAGACCATCCTGCTACAGATGAACCAGTAATGCTGTTTACCGGAGACTTTGTGTTTGTAGGGGATATAGGCAGGCCCGATCTCCTTGAAAAGGCAGCAGGCCTGAAAGGCACTCAGGATGCCGGAGCAAAACAAATGTATAAATCGATAGAAAAGTTTGCCTCCCTTCCTGCTCATATACAGGTATGGCCCGGTCATGGAGCAGGTTCTGCCTGTGGTAAGGCTCTGGGAGCTGTACCAAGTTCAACTGTCGGGTATGAAAAAATAAGAAACTGGGCTTTTCAGTACGAAAATAATGAACAGGGCTTTACAGACTATCTGCTTGCCGATCAGCCGGAACCTCCTAAGTACTTTGCAATGATGAAAAAGCTTAATAAGGTAGACAGGCCACTACTGGTTGAAGTACCAAAACATGCCAGACTTTCTAAAGCAGAGTTTCTGGATGCTTATGAAAAAGGGATGACCATTATTGATACCCGTAACAAAACCGATTTTGCAAACGGTTTTATACCCGATACCATAAACATACAGGGTAACAACTCTTTTGCGACCTGGTGTGGCTGGATACTTAACTATGAAGAACAGTTTATCCTTATAGCAGATGAAAGTCAAATGGATGAGCTTACCAGAAAGCTTATGCGTATAGGTCTTGATAACATCTACGGATATATTGATAATGTAGCGGAAATGGGGTTTGAGTTACAAAAGTCGGATGTGATATCAATTGACGAATTTAAAAACCAAATAGGTAAAACAAACGTACAAATAGTAGATGTAAGGGGAGAGGCAGAATATAATGCTGCCCATGTTGAGGGAGCCATAAACCTGTTTACAGGTACATTAAAGGATAACCTTGGCAGAATAGATACAAAAAAAGAGGTGGTTATACACTGCCAGAGCGGAGATCGTGCAGCTATAGCGGCTTCATTACTTCGCAAAAACGGAATTAGAGTAAAAAATTATTCAGCCGGTATGGCCGAATGGAAAAAATACAATAACCTAACAGTAAGTAATTAA
- a CDS encoding rhodanese-like domain-containing protein — protein MKNVRQDEWETLIEQDSNAVVLDVRTEDECAEGMLPNAVCINFFEREHFFDEMRKLDRDKNYYVYCRSGNRSGMACQFMESFGFENTINLNGGLLLWKGDLK, from the coding sequence ATGAAAAATGTAAGACAGGACGAATGGGAAACGCTTATTGAGCAGGACTCAAATGCGGTTGTACTTGATGTAAGGACAGAAGATGAATGTGCCGAGGGTATGCTGCCTAATGCTGTTTGTATTAATTTTTTTGAGAGAGAGCATTTTTTTGATGAAATGAGAAAACTTGACCGCGATAAAAATTACTATGTATACTGCAGGAGCGGAAACCGCAGCGGTATGGCATGTCAGTTCATGGAGAGTTTTGGGTTTGAGAATACGATAAACCTTAATGGCGGATTACTGTTGTGGAAAGGTGATTTAAAATAA
- a CDS encoding helix-turn-helix domain-containing protein, producing MILSNNRLFGQYVLFMLLFVISPLFSQENDEDRRMINKAREMAFFSPNEVLRLTDHLLKKANTADDYVTVYLIEADINTAKGDYDKTAESLFKANRLINKVNDSLKAEIVFHKAFLARTLKLYNQFDNYIDYVKALEQNEDEASLKSYINIKLVLEEANMLIDQENYNQAITVINTLDKESKQIEELKLSDVYYLIKAKAYKGLEKYEESYKYYDLASASYLKDHKSTNLLTETALVSGTADLDYFNKDYSAALNKLIRFLKRLSDSENNYLLEKINNRIAMNYLGLNDKENHLKYNDAFLSYNKNVYDLETSAINSAYNYINEEQALNLEAKENSLKVVVFSALGVFFLVLLFGNLLYFSNKAKKKRLKEIIGYLEITNKLLVDSVDKVKSISPKKLSIPTETEQNILVGLKKFESTVKYTSKDMSLATLAAQLDTNTKYLSEIINKHYNDNFNTYINKLRVNYIIEKLKNEPEYLNYKISYLAEESGFSSHSSFATVFKSITGIAPTVFIDMLGKEIHNKKA from the coding sequence ATGATTTTAAGTAATAATAGGCTTTTTGGACAGTATGTATTGTTTATGCTGCTGTTTGTAATTTCACCATTATTTTCTCAGGAAAATGATGAGGATAGGCGTATGATAAATAAAGCCCGTGAGATGGCTTTTTTTAGTCCGAATGAAGTTTTAAGGTTAACAGATCATCTGCTCAAGAAAGCCAACACAGCAGATGATTATGTTACAGTATACCTGATAGAGGCTGATATTAATACAGCCAAAGGTGACTATGATAAAACCGCTGAAAGCCTTTTTAAGGCAAACAGGCTTATCAATAAGGTTAATGACTCCCTAAAGGCAGAAATTGTTTTTCATAAGGCTTTTCTGGCAAGAACCCTTAAACTTTACAATCAGTTTGATAATTATATTGATTATGTAAAGGCACTTGAGCAAAACGAGGATGAGGCTTCCTTAAAATCTTATATAAATATAAAGCTTGTTTTAGAAGAAGCAAACATGCTTATCGATCAGGAAAACTATAATCAGGCCATTACTGTAATTAATACTTTAGATAAGGAGAGTAAGCAAATAGAAGAGCTTAAGCTTTCGGATGTTTATTATCTTATAAAAGCCAAAGCTTACAAGGGACTGGAAAAATATGAAGAAAGTTATAAGTATTATGATTTAGCTTCAGCTTCATATCTAAAAGATCATAAAAGTACTAATTTACTTACTGAAACAGCTTTGGTTTCGGGCACTGCCGATCTTGATTATTTTAATAAAGACTACTCAGCTGCACTTAACAAACTTATCCGGTTTTTAAAACGATTAAGTGATTCAGAAAATAATTACCTGCTTGAAAAAATTAACAACAGGATTGCCATGAATTATCTTGGTCTTAATGATAAGGAGAATCATTTAAAGTATAATGATGCTTTTCTGTCGTATAACAAGAACGTTTATGATTTAGAAACATCTGCGATAAATTCTGCTTATAATTATATCAATGAAGAACAGGCTCTAAACTTAGAAGCAAAGGAAAATAGCCTTAAGGTTGTTGTTTTTTCTGCTTTAGGTGTGTTTTTCCTGGTTCTGTTGTTTGGTAATTTATTATACTTCTCAAACAAGGCTAAAAAGAAAAGGCTGAAAGAGATTATAGGCTACCTTGAGATAACCAATAAACTTTTAGTAGACTCGGTTGATAAGGTGAAAAGCATATCGCCTAAAAAACTGTCTATACCTACAGAGACTGAGCAGAATATTTTAGTAGGTCTTAAAAAGTTTGAATCTACGGTTAAGTATACCAGTAAAGATATGTCACTGGCGACACTGGCCGCACAGCTTGATACGAATACCAAATACCTTTCAGAAATTATTAATAAGCATTACAACGATAATTTTAATACTTACATAAATAAATTAAGGGTAAACTATATAATTGAGAAACTTAAAAATGAGCCGGAATACCTTAATTATAAAATAAGTTATCTGGCAGAGGAAAGCGGTTTTTCTTCACACAGTAGTTTTGCGACGGTGTTTAAGTCTATAACCGGTATAGCACCTACAGTATTTATAGATATGTTGGGAAAGGAAATTCATAACAAAAAAGCATAA
- a CDS encoding tetratricopeptide repeat protein, which produces MDSFKKISLLVVLLFLSAYNCFAQTEHKIDSIIKAKRLNIYKDPEEATRIGDSIYSSPQSSNYDKVRGLLLLSSAYSSKRDYQKALKYCLKSDSIAKKENNQDINANIANSIAIVYQQLKVYDKALEYIDKCEGILGKYKIRDSVYLRATNFAVRGLIYKEGFSCELAIPFLDKSISYYKRLNTKNEQPNLSIMYYNKGYCYYTMGKYKEAKTSFEEAVLYAEFINAKSLKAFALKGLAEVYTHEENYSEAIKVLEEALTLSKDVGDLILNRGVYMALADNYLSVNNWEKYQEYRKLFLRNQDIIKESERRSISDSIDGLMVEYDTKTSQLTNRYYIYLSVIIILILIALFVIYRYHNQAKKSLNKLRLELQKVKKSRKLTNLP; this is translated from the coding sequence ATGGATAGTTTTAAAAAAATATCGTTGTTAGTTGTGCTTTTGTTCTTGAGTGCTTATAACTGCTTTGCCCAAACCGAGCATAAAATAGACAGTATTATAAAAGCTAAAAGGCTCAATATTTATAAAGATCCTGAAGAAGCAACCAGAATAGGGGATTCCATATATTCATCTCCTCAAAGTTCCAACTATGATAAGGTGAGGGGACTGTTACTTTTATCAAGTGCATACTCATCTAAAAGGGATTATCAAAAAGCTTTAAAGTATTGCTTAAAAAGTGACAGCATAGCCAAGAAAGAGAACAATCAGGATATCAATGCCAATATAGCTAACAGTATTGCCATTGTTTACCAGCAGCTAAAGGTTTATGACAAAGCATTAGAATATATTGATAAGTGTGAAGGTATACTAGGGAAATATAAAATTAGAGACTCAGTTTACTTAAGAGCTACCAATTTTGCTGTTAGGGGGCTTATTTATAAAGAAGGCTTTAGCTGCGAACTGGCAATTCCTTTTTTAGATAAATCTATTAGCTATTATAAAAGGCTCAATACCAAAAATGAACAGCCTAACCTAAGTATAATGTATTACAATAAGGGATACTGCTATTATACTATGGGAAAATACAAGGAAGCTAAAACAAGCTTTGAGGAAGCAGTTTTATACGCCGAATTTATTAATGCCAAAAGTTTAAAAGCATTCGCCTTAAAAGGGCTTGCCGAAGTTTATACTCATGAGGAGAATTATAGTGAGGCTATAAAGGTTTTGGAAGAAGCACTTACATTGTCTAAAGATGTGGGTGACCTTATTTTGAACAGGGGAGTTTACATGGCCCTTGCCGATAATTATCTATCGGTTAATAACTGGGAGAAGTATCAGGAATATCGAAAACTGTTTTTACGCAATCAGGATATAATCAAAGAATCGGAGAGGAGATCAATAAGTGATTCCATAGATGGACTTATGGTTGAATATGATACAAAAACCTCTCAGCTTACAAATCGTTACTACATATATCTTTCTGTAATAATAATCCTTATTTTAATAGCTCTTTTTGTGATTTACAGATATCATAATCAGGCTAAGAAATCTTTAAATAAGCTTAGATTAGAGTTGCAAAAGGTTAAAAAAAGCAGAAAGCTTACAAATTTGCCTTAA